The genomic DNA CTATTATTGCAAGAATATATAAAGAGTAATTGAAAGGCACCACAGCTATATGCCCCCTTAACGAAAATGTAATGTGGATCCCAATACATGAATATGCTTAAGCAGAATATAGCAGCAATcaataatcaaaatcaatagCAGAAACAAATTCAAGCATACATCTCATCAATCAGGTATAATGCTTACCTTTCATTATAGGATGGAGGCCCACCTAATCGTGACTCTTCATCTCGTAGGTTTTTAAGACCATCCATCCATCGTAGTAGGATCTACATATAAGCAACTTCTATATCACAAGGTGATTTAAGTTTGATGCCTCATATGTCAAATCTGAGTATGCAACTACATGAGTCTTGCGATTGGGCAAATAGCAATAACTGGCATTCAGCAAAGTTCAATTGGCTGTGGAGAGATGTTGAGAGCATGTGATTGAGAATATAACAAACTAAAAGGATACGGCCATCTCGGAGTTCTTAATATTTGTTTGCTGGTTGCAAGTGGCTGAAGCACAGTCAGTAATACAAATGCCCTGTCTCCCGGATATAGTCTAAGTCTCGCAGAGCTTGTCTCAACCCATCATAGTTCCACTTCCGAATCTCAGATAGATGCTCAACAGGCTTGGAATAGTCTAGTTTCCctagaaaaattaatagaataaataatattgcagtgagaaaattaaacaaaaaaacaatataatcattgcATAATCATGCCCTGACTTGCTGTGCAGATCAAGTCTCCAGACGATTACTACCGTTGAAAAGACTGAGTTTTCAATCAGGTGAATGAAAAGTTTCCATTTTGACCAAATATCAACAACATGATGATTATCCCTTCAGCGTCAAGCATATATTCTTGCTATTACAGTCAAATCATGATCATGAAACTTCAAAGGGTTTATTCTTTCCTTGTAACAAACAGTACCTAGTGATGGGATAGAAAAGTTCGGATCGGGGTCCTCTCCCTATCACTAAGGATCCTCAGGTCCTCTGAGTCTGACCGCCACTCAGTGACCTGCAAGAAAGGGCTCTTGGGTCATATATCCCTAAAATGGAAATGGCGATGATAGAGCATGTGAAAATCAATAGGGACTTATTGGTGGACCCACAGGCCCTCATGGGCCTTGTTTAACCATATGTTATAGGCctaaatatacatacatatcaCCTAGAATTATGAATCCCAGTTGAAAGATCTTTTACTTTTGAAACTGAACATTGAAAAGTTCTGATTTTGACCAGAAACCATCACAACCCACAAGGAAATAATGCTTAAGAACACCAATTTCGCAGTGAACTAACCTTTGAGGCTGCTGAAAATGGCTGTGCAGGAGCAAGATAAAGGCAAGCTTTTCCAAGGATATACCCATAAAAGCTAGAATCTTTAAGATCTATGAAGTTAATAtcaggggggggggggagtgGTTTGACATAGTGAGAACTTGCTAATCATATATTGTTCATAAGGTTATCAAGAGGAATGACAATAGCAATTATATCAAACTAGAAACCTCTTATCAAAGTGAAACTTACCTAACAGAACCATAACCAACAGCCTCAGCAGTTTGTGCAAGCTCATCCTCCGTCCACTTCTTATCCGTATCTGATCATAATCGACAAGAATACATCATCATAATATGAAAGATCTTcagattttcaaatcaaatccAGACCAAGAAGTGCTTATAACATGCACAGAATAAAGATCAGAAATCACTACTTTACCACGTTCAACAAGAGCAGCTTTATTGCGAGTCTAGGCTTCATCAAGCACATCTGACCACTTCAGTGCTTCAGGTTCGAAATCTTTTGCCATCTTCGCCAAGGAGTAGACCAAATCCAACATGGGTTGCCCTGGGATATGTATTACTTTCAGCAGGAAGCCAACTGGCTTGTTTAGCCGCCTGGAGAAGGTGAACAAAGGAACATTTCAGAGATGGCTATTAACTCGGAACGAGGACATTACAGTGCATAAACAGCAAATTCACGCATTTTATCAGTGATGCAAGCTACAAACAAAGAAGCGAAAGAGACAAACCGTAGATCAGTAGAGTAGAAAACCACATGTGGATCTTATTAGTTACCTTAAACACCATTTCGAAGTATTTGGTCGGACCAACATCAGTGACATATATTATCTCTTGACTTTTTCTTCATGAGACGGATGATGATCAGTCTACATATATAACACTGGATATCACATACAGTTAAATGCAGTTGAAGAatgtaattatattaatttgcaGCAGATATGAGTTGGAAATAAACGTATTCACATGTGCAGAATCATTAACATCGGCTTTCTACATTCTGCGAAAAGTTGCCATATAATTGAAAGTATGAGTTTATACCAAAAGAGCATAATCATTATCAGCCGACGCCCTATATACAATCAAAAGACTTCCATTACTACAAACTTTCCACAGATTCTGTTTAACTGGTAAAGGTATAGCAGAAAGCGAGATTAATTACCACTAGTAAAACTGGTAACGTAGTCACTGAGCACATACAAAATTACAGCACCAATAAAGTTTCCAGCAAACATGGTTGACACAATAATTGGCTTGTATCATGTACAAGGATCAGTATCTAGATAAAGGAGAACACAGAGCAAAAGAAGAGAGTtagaataaatgaaaatatccGTGAGCAATCAAACAGATAGAGCGTACCGCAGGGGAAAAGGAAACAGAAGGAATGAGATGAGCTCGCCTCCAAAACCGGAAAGATTCACCAACCCGGACATTTCCAACCATTTTGGAGCTCTTACTTAGTGGTCCTGCAAGCAAAATTGAAAGCAGACACATCAGGAAATAAATATCTGGATAGTCAACAGAGATATCTTATGAAAATGATCAGATATGAAAAGAGAAGTAGAGGCAGTGGGCGGTGGAGTTCTGGCAGCTCTCTTCGAGTTCAAGGAACTTCTTCAGCGGATGCGACTAAAGTGAGGAAAAGGCTCTTGGTTAGCTTTccgagcagcagcagcagcagcagcagcagcttctTTAGGGTCCCCGAAAACATTCCAGATGTTAATAGATTCGTCTGGTGCTGGTGCTGCTGATGCTACGGAGCAACCGTCCGGGCTTTGAGCCATGGCAAGAACCCTGCACTGGTGATCAGTCAGTTCTGCCATCTTCAGCATCGACGGGTACTCCCAAAGGATCATCCTGGTAAATCCGTCAGACTGAGAGCTAAGCAGTTCGAAGCGCTCGTCCTCGTTCTTGTTCCACAGCAGGGCACACACCTCAGACCCTGTATCGACTGAGTCCAAGCAAGCCCCGGTGCACGTGTCCCAGAGCTTGATGGAGTGGTCTCCAACACCTCCACCAGAGGCCAGCAGGTTCCCCCGGAAAGGGCACCAAGCGAGGGCTTTGATGGCGGCAGCGTGCTTCCTAAGCCTGTGGAGCCATCGGGTCGATGGATTATTCGACCTCGAGGAGCTGGCCATGGAGCGGTCCCATATGTTGAGGAGGTTATCGTCCCCTCCACTGGCCAGTAGTCGGCCTGAAGCAGACCATTTAAGCGCGCATACCTCCCGCCTGTGCCCTCTGAGGGTCTCAACGATGTGGGATGTTTCCCTCACATCGCTGTTAACTACGCGGCCGTCCTTCCCTCCGGACGTTAGGGTGTTGTCGTCGTTCCAGCACAAGGACCCGATTCGACGACCACTATGAACTCCAGTCAAAGTTCTTACCAGCGTAGCGGCAGTAGCATCCCACAGCTGCACCTCAGAGTTGTTCAACCCAATAGCTATGCGGCGGCCGTCGGGAGCCCAACAAACGCTGGTAACAGGGCCGCCGATCTTGTCATCAACGGTGACAAGCTCTAAGGTGGAGCCACTAGAGGCATCCCACAAGCATACGGTGTTCCCAAGGGCGATGGAGAGCACATTGCTGCTTCCCCAATCCAATAGGTTGCTAAGGCAGTAGTCGTCTACCATCCCCGGAGCATACAGCGACATCTCAGGAGCCTTAGGGACGCAACGGCGGCGGGGTTTGGACAGCCAATAGTAACTGGCGAACGACAGGACGGGGTCCGGGGAGGGATTGTCCCTGTATGCGAATAGCCGGGCGCGGTTCAAGCCAAGGGCCTCGGCAAGTTGCATCCGGTACTCCAGTTGACGCACAGTCACCGGAGGAGGGTCCGCCGTCCACCCCATGGGCAGGGTCAGCAGGGAAGCCGATCGATTCGGGATGAATCGATCGAAGTTCTCTCTACGGGAATTTACTGCATCCATGGCGGTACTCAGAATCGGGAGAGGAGAGAAAATCAAAACGGGCGAAGAGAAAACAGAGATCTGAGCGTTTGAGTGTTTTAGCGTGGCTTTTACGAGTGCCGAGAAAGATCCgcgttatattatatatatatatatatatatatatataaggtgtAAAGGCGGTCAggtgctttttatttttattattattttttctttttgcggCCCCCACTCCTTATTTTCCCCTCGTTCATCAAGGTCCAACATTAATTacgtttttcttttcggtttaattattttcgtTCATTCAAGACATTGCACGTGtttgttttaatatatatatatatatatatatatatttttactttgCAGGACCAATTTCTCTATAAGAccataaatatttcataattattattaatttcaagtttcaaaaaaaaattatattttttattaaaaattagagcAAGTTAAATAGTACAACAATAATTTTGCATTTGTAGTTCTtaaacaaaatttttatttttattatttgtcaAATGATTAATTGCATTActttctttatatattctttttttccaattatttatattttcttattcagCCGCAAATCGATTATTATAATCCTATTTAATATACCATTATTTAATGGATACTGTAATTAGTTTGACTTGTTCGTTGTatcttaaaaattattatcatataCCTTAACACAAATATACTTTCTTCATTTTGCATATGATTTGTTTGCTTTatcttaaaaattattatattattattatatttagttTATGTAGAAGGACATTTTATTTACTATAAAATTTAGTTTATGAAAtttagactttttttttaccatgTTGAAAACATTTATTACGGCCATTTATTACATGATAGTttgttttactattttttagtataacattttttaatgtaatatttaatttatgaaatttcattttttataatattggaaacatttattgtaatatttaaattaaaaaatttagtttttttacaATATGAAAACATTTATTATGGGAGtactctattttattatatataataataatacatgaTATCTGATTTTCATCAGGCTAGGAAAGATTATCTTATTATGGATTTTTGTAgctataaatttatataacattCAAAATCCGTCTATCATACTACATAAATTTTAATGTAGTCCCAAAATACCTAATCTATTTAAGACTCTCAACTATTTTCCCTTTTACAATTCTACTTTCTTTTAATTGTCATTggtaatgaaaaatttattctataataatagtaataataattgtaatgatgatgatgatgataacaCTAACAATAATGGTAACGGTAAcgataatgatgatgatgagatgatgatgatgataacaACACTAACGATAACGGCAACGGTAACGGTAACGATAACGATAACGATAacgataataattaataaaagtgtGAACCTCAAAGAAGTGTTTCtcgatttttgaaattttaattctgCCATTCAATTTACATAGACATAGTTAAAATATCTATTTTACCGCTTCGGTGCATTTGGATAAATTTTACTTGGTTTTGCATATTCATTGCTAGGAACAATTATACTTTTGGTCCATTACTTTTagtaatttttctattttcatctactttctttattttttttctatttttaccCAGTATCTTTGActcctttttctattttagtcctatagctttgatgatttttttcttgCGCTCCTTCTATTAATTCGGGTTGACTTGTAAAAGATTATGGGGTCCAAGCCAAAATAAATTTTCGCATGGCACTTTATATCTCCATTTGAACCAAATTGAATGGAAATTATCTAAATAGGTTCATACTACCCTTAATTACACTACTCCTTATATTTCTTTGGCACTAGAGAatctaggaaaaaaaaaagagagaagatgaTAAACTGAGTCCGTTATTCTGCTTATGTTGTGTGCTCCTTTCATCGCCCCAGTTGTCATTCTTAATTTTACCTTGACAGTATCATTTAATTAGCTCGTGAAGAGATGGACAATACGATTTGATTTATGTTTATTAGTTACAAATTCTttcaaattgataattttgGAACATGGAAGCTCAAAACTTCATTGCAATAGGTGAGCGTATATGTGAAGGGAGACTTGCCTTTGCATGAAAGAAATTAACAAAATCTACACGGGATCTCCGGGATTCTAGTATGATATCTACCTAATCTATCCTTAACTATCCAAATATACAAGATATCAATATGTTGTAGTACTCCCCTCAAGTTGGAACATATGGGTTCATAATGACTAACTTGCTGAAAAGAAAACAGAATCAGTCTCGTCCAAGTGCTTTGGTGAAAGTGTCGGCAAGCTGAAGCCTAGTAAAGCACTTGAGAAGAAGCTCTCACGCCAAGCTTGATGCAGTCACCAACAAAGTGACAATCTATCTTAATATGCTTCGCTTGATCGTGAAACACTGGATAAGCTGCGGCATGAAGTATCACCTGGTTGTTGCAAAACAATCGAGTGGGCTATAAAAAATGAACTCCCAAACAAGATAGCAAGCTCTTCAGCCATATGATCTCGCTAACAGTAGTTTCCATGGCTCTATACTAAGCTTCAACCGAGGAACGCGATACCGTAGCCTGGTTCTTGGTCTTCCATGAGACTAAACAGCTGCCCAATGTAATGAAATAGCATTTCACGAAATGCCGCATTGAAGGGCAACTTGCCCAACTTTAATAACAGTACGCTTCAAGATCCAAAGAGTTGGTTCGCAAAAAGATCCACTGACTAGGAGACTGCTTCAGATACCACAACACTCTTGTTGTTGCATCCCTGTGGTCTTGACCAGGCTCTTGCATAAATTGTGCCAAAAAATGCAACGGATAACTGAGCTCCGAACTAGTGATCGTCAAATATATAATTCGACCAATCAACCATCTATAACTAGTCGGATCCGAAAGCACAACACTTGTACTAGAAGTTAGACCATAATGTTCTTCCATAGGGGAACTGAGATGGTCACAACCAGAGCATCCCACATTCTGACTATTGGAATTTACAGAATTGACCCGAACCAATAAAGTTTCAGGCTTACTTAGTCAAGTCTCGCGATTAGAGCCTCCATGGTCGAGCAATGATCACGTCCTACAAGACAAATAAACTCCGATAGTGGGTCTTGCTACTCGGTGGAGCAAAGACCACTTATTCCAcggcacaaaaaaaaaccctctcttgcactctctcACTTTTCGGGAACTCTCTTGTCGGTCTCTTTCACCTATGTTCATTGGAATTATCTACTTATATTCGATGGTTATAGATTCGATATCGAATCCCACAAATATATCTAGATATCTCCAGGTAATCACAATCATGAGATAATATCTCATGTGGTTAatcaagtcgggtcgggtccCACAAGGGCGAATCCTATTCGGTTCAACCAGAAAAGTCCTACTTCTCTCACTCGCACTTGAGGACTGAccttgtcagcacccaatttcggtccatcagCTCTGGGagggggcaaaatcgtcattttttttcaatttattatcttttctaaaaaaaaaaaaataaataaataaataaatcaaaaaaaaagaggaaaaaaactTCGGACAGGACCGGGCAGGGCTGGGCAgtgttgaccggctgcccgtgacctgccggccctttttaaaaaaaaaaagattcgggcagggctgggcagcgctcgccggcttcccgcgatccccgccggcccaGAACGCCCAAATCGCGGGTATCCGCGATTTTCCCCGAAGATCGGCCGAAATCCTAACGAAAAGGGGAAGGAATCGAAATTAATTGAACAGAACGGCAATTCGGCGGGGGAGGAACACGACCCAGCAAACGAAATCAAaaaattggctctcgtttTGGGGAATTTTGAGATCGGAGAACTCGGGGAAccgtcgccggaaaaccgcaAAAACTCCCCCGATTCCGACTGATTAAGCGCCGGTGAGGTTCCGATCGACCACGGCGGAGTATCGGCGGCGCTCAGAGCTATCTCCCGCGTCCATTCCGGCCGTCGTCGCGGCTTCCAGGGGTGAGAACCGCCGCCCCCAGCCTCGTCGCCGCCGCTCCCCCTGATCCCGGCCGCCCttcggctaacgggcctcggcccatttccctttctttgcaGGCTTGGCCCATTCAGGCCCAACGCGCTCCAATCCGGCCCAGCTTCTCTTCCGGGGgggtttctccttcgggcggacaatccgatccgatccgatccgacccaaTTGTCCGGCGattgttttttatttacagagaagcccttCAACTTTTCGgattaggtaaattctcgacttagtggcatgattagggttcctttcctgaatattattgcttgcttgatggatataatgtgaaatgagtgttcttgggtcgcgtgggtgatcggatttgtcccgaactcgattttacgaactttctgttttgtcacatttcagtccagatgacatattttatttttttaagatctgccccgaatttcaaaatcattttcaatcaagccccggtcatttttactattttccaatcagtccttggatttttcagaatttttccaagaatcccaaagaacttttcagattgtttcagtttagtcccgggaccatttttcaccattttcagatctgccccgaatttcaaaaattcttttcaataaagtcccagtcattttactattttccaatcagcccTGGAATTcctagaatttttcaagagtccctaggaacttttcaagttgtttcagtttagtcctggggcaattttttttgttttcagatcagtcccgattttcaaattcatttcaaataagtcccaggacattttcagtatttttttacacagtccccatttttttagaattttcagatcagtccccaatttttagaattttcaaatcagtccccaattttctcagaatttttaaatcagtccctgctttTTTAAAATCGTCCAATTCAGTCCCCtagacattttctaaaaatatccgacccttttctacttggatcacccaccgacaatgtatgtgccccatttaaatatttcatttttgtaattatatataatgtaac from Punica granatum isolate Tunisia-2019 chromosome 2, ASM765513v2, whole genome shotgun sequence includes the following:
- the LOC116195973 gene encoding cell division cycle 20.2, cofactor of APC complex-like encodes the protein MDAVNSRRENFDRFIPNRSASLLTLPMGWTADPPPVTVRQLEYRMQLAEALGLNRARLFAYRDNPSPDPVLSFASYYWLSKPRRRCVPKAPEMSLYAPGMVDDYCLSNLLDWGSSNVLSIALGNTVCLWDASSGSTLELVTVDDKIGGPVTSVCWAPDGRRIAIGLNNSEVQLWDATAATLVRTLTGVHSGRRIGSLCWNDDNTLTSGGKDGRVVNSDVRETSHIVETLRGHRREVCALKWSASGRLLASGGDDNLLNIWDRSMASSSRSNNPSTRWLHRLRKHAAAIKALAWCPFRGNLLASGGGVGDHSIKLWDTCTGACLDSVDTGSEVCALLWNKNEDERFELLSSQSDGFTRMILWEYPSMLKMAELTDHQCRVLAMAQSPDGCSVASAAPAPDESINIWNVFGDPKEAAAAAAAAARKANQEPFPHFSRIR